One stretch of Miscanthus floridulus cultivar M001 chromosome 18, ASM1932011v1, whole genome shotgun sequence DNA includes these proteins:
- the LOC136520999 gene encoding arogenate dehydrogenase 2, chloroplastic-like has protein sequence MLSSSTSTLRLYQPTRPHRHHPPAPAAGGATHLASPRRWRGHAPGAASPAPLRARAQRIRALDAAQPFDFESRAAGLLEEHQRLKIAIVGFGNFGQFLARTFARQGHTLLAHSRTDHSALASTLGASFFTDTHDLCECHPDVVLLATSILSAEAVLRSLPVHRLRRNTLFVDVLSVKEFPKNLLLSSLPPDFDVICTHPMFGPESARDGWDGLPFVFDKVRVGDCPARRARAEAFLNIFEREGCRMVEMSCAEHDAHAAETQFLTHTVGRMLAMLELRSTPIDTKGYETLLRLVDNTCSDSFDLYNGLFMYNKNSTELLNRLEWAMDSVKKKLFDGLHDVLRKQLFEGSPHAPNVSSSNVRK, from the coding sequence ATGCTGTCGTCTTCCACCTCCACCCTCCGTCTCTACCAACCAACCCGTCCCCACCGCCACCACCCGCCGGCCCCGGCCGCGGGGGGCGCCACCCACCTCGCCTCCccgcggcggtggcgcgggcaCGCCCCAGGGGCGGCGTCCCCGGCGCCGCTCCGCGCGCGGGCCCAGCGCATCCGCGCGCTGGACGCCGCCCAGCCCTTTGACTTCGAGTCCCGCGCGGCGGGGCTGCTGGAGGAGCATCAGCGCTTGAAGATCGCTATCGTCGGGTTCGGCAACTTCGGGCAGTTCCTGGCGCGCACCTTCGCGCGGCAGGGGCACACGCTGCTGGCGCACTCCCGGACGGACCACTCCGCGCTGGCGTCCACACTGGGGGCCTCCTTCTTCACCGACACGCACGATCTGTGCGAGTGCCACCCGGACGTGGTGCTCCTCGCAACCTCCATCCTCTCCGCCGAGGCCGTGCTCCGCTCGCTGCCcgtccaccgcctccgccgcaaCACGCTCTTCGTCGACGTGCTCTCCGTCAAGGAGTTCCCCAAGAATCTGCTGCTCAGCTCGTTACCCCCCGACTTCGACGTTATCTGCACCCACCCCATGTTCGGCCCGGAGTCGGCGCGCGACGGCTGGGACGGCCTCCCCTTCGTGTTCGACAAGGTCCGGGTCGGGGACTGCCcggcccgccgcgcccgcgccgaggCGTTCCTCAACATCTTCGAGCGGGAAGGGTGCCGGATGGTGGAGATGTCGTGCGCCGAGCACGACGCGCACGCCGCCGAGACCCAGTTCCTGACCCACACCGTCGGTAGGATGCTCGCCATGCTGGAGCTCCGCTCCACGCCCATCGACACCAAGGGGTACGAGACGCTGCTCCGCCTCGTGGACAACACCTGCAGCGACAGCTTCGACCTCTACAACGGGCTCTTCATGTACAACAAGAACTCCACCGAGCTGCTCAACCGCCTCGAGTGGGCCATGGACTCCGTCAAGAAGAAGCTCTTCGACGGCCTCCACGACGTGCTCCGGAAGCAGCTCTTCGAGGGATCCCCGCACGCCCCCAACGTCTCCTCCTCCAACGTCCGCAAGTAG
- the LOC136524647 gene encoding pentatricopeptide repeat-containing protein At2g36730-like, which yields MQVFDEMVRRTVVSWNTALTACADNGRHDRCARMFVDMVEAGSVPDQTTFVVMLTTAAELGNLALGKWAHRQVLARRLEMTLQLGTAVVNMYAKCGEVSYASRLFERMAARNVWTWSTMIMGYSQNGMAREALELFDRMKDASVVPNYVTFLGLLCGCSDAGLVNEGRRFFHEMQHVYGIKPMMTHYSAMVDVLGRNGRLQEAFDFVVDMPVEADTVVWRTLLSACQLHSSKDCIAIVDKVQKRLLELEPRRSGNHVMVANIYSDIGLWDKAAMTRRVMREGGMKKMAGESCVEVGGRIQRFVSGDESCPGLGRVYRILHELMNINMRKWEPVDKILLADSDL from the coding sequence ATGCAGGTGTTCGACGAAATGGTGCGCCGGACCGTGGTTTCTTGGAACACCGCGCTCACAGCCTGCGCGGACAACGGCCGCCACGACCGGTGCGCCAGGATGTTCGTGGACATGGTAGAGGCTGGGTCCGTGCCTGATCAGACGACGTTCGTGGTCATGCTCACCACTGCGGCTGAGCTGGGGAACTTGGCGCTTGGCAAGTGGGCACACAGGCAGGTCCTTGCCCGGCGGCTTGAGATGACGCTTCAGCTTGGCACGGCTGTGGTGAATATGTATGCCAAGTGCGGCGAGGTGAGTTACGCGTCACGCTTGTTTGAGAGGATGGCAGCACGGAACGTCTGGACATGGAGCACGATGATCATGGGGTATTCACAGAACGGGATGGCACGCGAGGCACTGGAGCTTTTCGACAGGATGAAGGATGCATCTGTTGTGCCCAACTATGTCACATTTCTTGGACTCCTCTGCGGATGCAGCGATGCTGGTCTGGTCAACGAGGGCCGCCGATTCTTCCATGAAATGCAGCATGTCTATGGCATCAAACCAATGATGACACACTACAGTGCCATGGTTGATGTCCTGGGACGCAACGGCCGCCTCCAGGAAGCTTTTGACTTTGTTGTGGACATGCCGGTTGAGGCCGACACAGTCGTGTGGAGGACGTTGCTGAGCGCCTGCCAGCTGCACAGCTCCAAGGACTGCATTGCCATCGTTGATAAGGTGCAGAAGAGGTTGCTGGAGCTGGAGCCCCGCAGAAGCGGTAACCACGTGATGGTCGCGAACATCTACTCGGACATTGGGTTGTGGGACAAGGCGGCCATGACGAGGAGGGTGATGAGGGAAGGGGGGATGAAGAAGATGGCAGGTGAGAGCTGTGTCGAGGTAGGAGGACGGATTCAGCGGTTTGTCTCCGGGGATGAATCCTGTCCTGGATTGGGTAGGGTTTACAGGATCCTTCATGAGTTGATGAACATCAACATGAGAAAATGGGAACCTGTGGACAAAATCTTGCTTGCTGATTCTGACCTGTGA
- the LOC136521807 gene encoding arogenate dehydrogenase 2, chloroplastic-like encodes MASSSSVRLHHLPFTSRRSPTPTNLQFCATSCQWRRLPVPGAAPPSLRLRALLSRGTEEVEKVEEQPGRIKIAVVGFGNFGQFLARTLVAQGHTVLAHSRSDHSAAAASMGALFFPDPHDLCECHPDVVLLATSILSTESVVRSLPLHRLRRDTLFADVLSVKEFPKRLLLGALPEEMDIICTHPMFGPESARDGWAGLPFMFDRVRVRDTCSARRALAEAFLGVFAQEGCRMVEMSCAEHDAHAAETQFLTHTVGRMLAALELRATPIDTRGYETLLRLVENTCSDSFDLYNGLFMYNNNSTELLNRLDWAMDAVKKKLFDGLHDVLRRQLFHVGEREGGAERTEVLAVVPGGGPDNDDGRATATATIKSGEENN; translated from the coding sequence ATGGCGTCATCTTCCTCCGTCCGCCTTCATCACCTGCCGTTCACCTCTCGCCGGTCGCCTACTCCAACCAACCTCCAGTTCTGTGCGACTAGCTGCCAGTGGCGGCGGCTTCCCGTTCCCGGCGCGGCACCTCCTTCGCTCCGCCTCCGCGCCCTGTTATCCCGCGGAACCGAGGAGGTCGAGAAGGTGGAGGAGCAGCCGGGGCGCATCAAGATCGCCGTGGTCGGGTTCGGCAACTTCGGGCAGTTCCTGGCACGCACGCTGGTGGCGCAGGGGCACACGGTGCTAGCGCACTCCCGGTCCGACCACTCCGCCGCGGCGGCGTCCATGGGCGCGCTCTTCTTCCCGGACCCCCACGATCTCTGCGAGTGCCACCCGGACGTGGTGCTCCTGGCCACCTCCATCCTGTCCACCGAGTCCGTGGTCCGGTCGCTCCCGCTGCACCGCCTCCGTCGCGACACCCTCTTCGCCGACGTCCTCTCCGTGAAGGAGTTCCCCAAGCGGCTCCTCCTGGGTGCGCTCCCGGAGGAGATGGACATCATCTGCACGCACCCGATGTTCGGGCCGGAGTCGGCGCGCGACGGCTGGGCCGGCCTCCCCTTCATGTTCGACAGGGTGCGCGTCCGGGACACCTGCTCGGCGCGCCGCGCCCTTGCCGAGGCGTTCCTGGGCGTGTTCGCACAGGAAGGGTGCCGGATGGTGGAGATGTCGTGCGCCGAGCACGACGCGCACGCCGCCGAGACGCAGTTCCTGACGCACACCGTCGGGAGGATGCTGGCGGCGCTGGAGCTCCGGGCGACGCCAATCGACACCAGAGGGTACGAGACGCTGCTCCGGCTGGTGGAGAACACGTGCAGCGACAGCTTCGACCTCTACAACGGCCTCTTCATGTACAACAACAACTCCACCGAGCTGCTCAACCGCCTCGACTGGGCCATGGACGCCGTCAAGAAGAAGCTCTTCGACGGCCTCCACGACGTGCTCCGGAGGCAGCTGTTCCACGTCGGGGAGAGGGAGGGCGGAGCGGAGCGCACGGAGGTGCTGGCGGTGGTGCCGGGTGGTGGTCCGGACAACGATGACGGGcgcgcgacggcgacggcgacgatcaAGTCGGGAGAGGAGAATAATTGA